From a region of the Campylobacter anatolicus genome:
- a CDS encoding rod shape-determining protein, with product MFLDQLIGFFSSDMGIDLGTANTLVLVKDKGIIINEPSVVAIQREKYGKQKILAVGHTAKDMVGKTPGDIEAIRPMRDGVIADFDMTEKMIRYFIEKTHRRKSFLRPRIIISVPYGLTQVERKAVRESALSAGAREVFLIEEPMAAAIGANLPVREPQGSLVVDIGGGTTEIGVVSLGGLVISKSIRTAGDKIDSSIVNYIKEKYNLLIGERTGEEIKISVGSAVQLEKELAIVVKGRDQVSGLLSRIELTSEDVREAMREPLKEIADALKTVLEMMPPDLAGDIVESGIVLTGGGALIRGLDKFLSDIVKLPVFVADEPLLAVARGTGKALEEIGLLQQLSNED from the coding sequence ATGTTTTTAGACCAGCTTATAGGATTTTTCTCAAGCGATATGGGTATAGATTTAGGCACGGCAAACACGCTTGTGCTAGTAAAAGATAAGGGTATAATTATAAACGAACCATCGGTTGTAGCGATACAGCGTGAAAAATATGGAAAGCAAAAAATTTTAGCTGTGGGACACACCGCTAAGGATATGGTGGGTAAAACTCCGGGTGATATAGAAGCGATACGACCGATGAGAGATGGTGTTATAGCTGATTTTGATATGACTGAGAAAATGATAAGATATTTTATAGAAAAAACACACCGAAGAAAGAGTTTTTTGCGTCCACGTATAATCATCTCTGTACCATATGGACTTACACAGGTTGAGCGTAAGGCGGTGCGTGAGAGTGCTTTAAGTGCTGGTGCTAGAGAGGTTTTTTTGATAGAAGAGCCTATGGCAGCTGCGATAGGTGCAAATTTGCCGGTGCGTGAGCCTCAGGGTAGCCTTGTGGTTGATATCGGTGGCGGTACGACAGAGATAGGTGTTGTCTCACTTGGTGGGCTTGTTATAAGCAAGTCTATACGCACAGCAGGAGATAAGATAGATAGTAGTATAGTTAATTACATAAAAGAAAAATACAACCTTTTAATCGGTGAAAGAACCGGTGAAGAGATAAAAATAAGCGTAGGTTCAGCCGTACAACTAGAAAAAGAACTCGCTATAGTTGTAAAAGGACGTGATCAAGTTAGCGGACTTTTAAGCCGTATAGAGCTGACAAGTGAAGATGTCAGAGAGGCTATGAGAGAGCCATTAAAAGAGATAGCTGATGCACTTAAAACTGTGCTTGAGATGATGCCGCCTGATCTAGCCGGAGATATCGTTGAAAGCGGTATTGTTCTAACTGGTGGAGGGGCACTTATACGTGGGCTTGATAAATTTTTATCAGATATTGTGAAGTTACCTGTATTTGTTGCTGATGAACCACTTTTGGCGGTTGCACGTGGAACAGGTAAGGCATTAGAGGAGATAGGTCTGCTTCAACAACTAAGCAATGAAGACTAA
- the mreC gene encoding rod shape-determining protein MreC, with amino-acid sequence MKTKALFFLLIAVLVTASIYKGELLGNLSVRFSNYFVNLYGSVAENVKNSINEYFRQVSEIRSLREQNAELEISAMLLNTFANELNQILKDRNSTAYAPSVQLVRGLSYASIGDYDKIWISKFDDYNTSKIYGLMYQGKSAGIVIDKDGEPLAYLQTDPKSIFAVYIGAQQIPGVAHGNQNGILIKFVPQWLEPKIGDEVFTSGLDNIFFSGVPVGKVIEIYDESLYKSVLVEPYVRVNIPSYLYVVTKER; translated from the coding sequence ATGAAGACTAAGGCATTATTTTTTTTGCTTATAGCGGTTTTAGTTACTGCTTCGATCTATAAAGGTGAATTACTTGGTAACTTATCTGTGAGATTTAGTAATTACTTTGTAAATTTATATGGTAGTGTCGCTGAAAATGTAAAAAATAGCATAAATGAGTATTTTAGACAAGTCAGCGAGATACGAAGTTTAAGAGAGCAAAATGCTGAATTAGAAATTTCAGCTATGTTGCTTAATACATTCGCAAATGAACTAAATCAAATTCTAAAAGATAGAAACTCGACTGCTTACGCTCCGTCAGTTCAGCTAGTAAGAGGGCTTAGCTACGCAAGTATCGGGGATTATGATAAAATTTGGATAAGCAAATTTGATGATTATAATACCTCTAAAATTTATGGACTTATGTATCAGGGAAAGAGTGCTGGTATAGTTATTGACAAAGATGGAGAGCCGTTGGCATATTTGCAAACTGATCCTAAAAGCATATTTGCTGTTTATATCGGAGCTCAGCAGATACCAGGTGTAGCACACGGCAATCAAAATGGAATTTTAATCAAATTTGTTCCACAATGGCTTGAACCAAAGATTGGTGATGAGGTTTTTACTAGTGGATTGGATAATATATTTTTTAGTGGTGTGCCAGTGGGAAAGGTTATAGAAATTTATGATGAAAGCTTATACAAGAGTGTTCTTGTAGAGCCTTATGTTCGTGTGAATATACCAAGTTATTTATATGTTGTTACAAAGGAAAGATAA
- the carB gene encoding carbamoyl-phosphate synthase large subunit yields MPKRDDIKTILLIGSGPIVIGQACEFDYSGTQAAKTLKELGYRVVLINSNPATIMTDPDFADATYIEPITKESIKRIIDKESVDAILPTMGGQVALNVAMELYESDLLGDVKFLGARPEAIKKGEDRQIFKEVMKKIGMDLPKSHYAHTFEEALNAASDIGFPIIIRASFTLGGAGSGVAYNIDEFRELAQLGLDASPIHEILVEESLLGWKEYEMEVIRDRNDNCIIVCSIENFDPMGVHTGDSITVAPALTLTDKEYQAMRDASFAILREIGVDTGGSNVQFAINPKTGRMIVIEMNPRVSRSSALASKATGYPIAKVATLLAVGFSLDEIKNDITGTPASFEPVIDYIVTKIPRFTFEKFPGSNPYLGTAMKSVGEVMAIGRTFKESIQKALCSLERDLSGFNTLNLSKNELIYGLRNANEQRILMVADAFRAGFSIDEIFEFSKIDPWFLNEIYEIVKFEDKIDMDILTDENLLRRAKTMGFSDKMIAHLINLKDNLELSQNDIYFARKKLGIDLEYNEVDTCAGEFKALTPYLYSTTNITKLPQQNSIEKAKKVMIIGGGPNRIGQGIEFDYCCVHASYALRDLGIKTIMYNCNPETVSTDYDTSDILYFEPIDFEHVRAVIERESPDGVIVHFGGQTPLKFAKRLSIAGAKIIGTTARVIDIAEDRKKFSEFINGIGVLQPRNDTATSEKEAIEKAAIIGYPVLVRPSYVLGGRAMRRVHSEAELKEYMSEAVNVSNHSPVLLDKFLQDATELDVDAICDGKDVYIGAIMEHIEEAGIHSGDSACILPPMSLSDEMIAKVRTQTRDIALNLGVVGLMNIQFAIYENELYMIEVNPRASRTVPFVSKATGIPMAKVATRVMWQGNLREALKFYDAYGVVSEESGILLPRIKGHTCVKEAVFPFNKLSGADLILGPEMKSTGEVMGISSDFASSFAKSQIAANNCLPSGGNVFLTLTDADKHYAPRLANELINLGFNIIATGGTHKILKENGINAEFVYKISEGRPNIEDRLKNGDITLVINTSDSKSNADDGKKIRQSVLRFKIPYFTTMRAALAAAKSLRSVQDGEALEVRSLQSFLK; encoded by the coding sequence ATGCCAAAAAGAGATGATATTAAGACGATTTTACTGATAGGCTCGGGCCCTATCGTGATAGGTCAGGCGTGTGAGTTTGACTACTCAGGGACACAAGCTGCTAAAACGCTAAAAGAGCTTGGGTATAGAGTGGTTTTAATAAACTCAAACCCAGCGACTATTATGACAGACCCGGATTTTGCCGATGCGACATATATTGAGCCTATCACAAAAGAGAGTATAAAACGTATAATAGACAAAGAGAGCGTGGACGCGATACTTCCTACTATGGGCGGACAGGTCGCACTAAACGTAGCTATGGAGCTTTACGAGAGCGATCTTTTGGGTGATGTTAAATTTCTTGGAGCTAGACCAGAGGCGATCAAAAAGGGCGAGGATAGACAAATTTTTAAAGAGGTGATGAAAAAGATCGGTATGGATCTTCCTAAAAGCCACTATGCACACACCTTTGAAGAGGCATTAAATGCTGCAAGTGACATTGGTTTTCCTATCATTATACGAGCTTCATTTACGCTTGGTGGTGCTGGAAGTGGCGTGGCGTATAACATTGATGAGTTTAGAGAGCTTGCTCAGCTTGGACTTGATGCTAGTCCGATACACGAAATTTTAGTTGAGGAGAGTTTGCTTGGATGGAAGGAGTATGAGATGGAGGTTATCCGTGACCGTAATGATAACTGTATCATTGTCTGCTCCATTGAGAACTTTGACCCAATGGGCGTTCATACCGGAGATAGTATAACAGTAGCTCCAGCCCTAACACTAACCGACAAAGAGTATCAGGCGATGCGTGATGCGAGTTTTGCGATACTTCGTGAGATAGGCGTTGATACGGGTGGCTCAAACGTGCAGTTTGCGATCAATCCAAAAACAGGGCGTATGATAGTTATAGAGATGAATCCACGCGTTTCACGCTCATCAGCTCTGGCTTCAAAGGCGACTGGTTATCCTATAGCAAAGGTTGCGACACTTTTAGCTGTTGGATTTAGCCTAGATGAGATCAAAAATGATATCACTGGTACACCAGCTAGTTTTGAACCGGTGATTGATTATATTGTTACTAAAATCCCACGTTTTACATTTGAGAAATTTCCGGGTTCTAACCCATACCTAGGTACGGCTATGAAGTCAGTTGGCGAGGTTATGGCGATAGGTAGAACATTTAAAGAGAGTATACAAAAGGCACTTTGTAGCTTAGAACGTGATCTAAGTGGTTTTAATACTTTAAATTTAAGCAAAAATGAGCTTATTTATGGACTTCGTAATGCAAACGAACAGCGTATTTTGATGGTGGCTGATGCGTTTAGAGCAGGGTTTAGCATAGATGAGATATTTGAGTTTAGTAAGATAGATCCATGGTTTTTAAATGAAATTTATGAAATTGTTAAATTTGAAGATAAGATTGATATGGATATACTAACCGATGAAAATCTGCTTCGCCGTGCCAAAACTATGGGCTTTTCGGATAAGATGATAGCTCACCTTATAAATTTAAAAGACAATCTTGAACTTAGTCAAAATGATATATATTTCGCACGTAAAAAGCTTGGTATTGATCTTGAATACAACGAAGTTGATACGTGTGCTGGTGAGTTTAAGGCACTTACACCATATCTTTATTCAACGACAAATATTACAAAGTTGCCACAGCAAAATAGCATAGAAAAAGCCAAAAAAGTGATGATTATCGGCGGCGGTCCAAACCGCATAGGACAGGGCATTGAGTTTGATTATTGTTGCGTCCATGCTAGCTATGCACTGCGTGATCTTGGCATAAAAACAATAATGTATAACTGCAACCCAGAGACTGTTTCAACTGATTATGACACAAGTGATATACTCTACTTTGAACCTATAGATTTTGAGCACGTTAGAGCGGTCATTGAGAGAGAGAGTCCAGACGGTGTAATTGTGCATTTTGGCGGACAAACCCCACTTAAATTTGCTAAACGACTAAGTATAGCAGGGGCTAAGATAATAGGAACTACTGCACGCGTGATAGATATAGCAGAGGATAGAAAGAAATTTAGCGAGTTTATAAATGGCATTGGCGTTCTTCAGCCACGCAACGATACTGCCACGAGTGAAAAAGAGGCGATAGAAAAGGCCGCGATCATCGGCTATCCAGTATTAGTAAGACCTAGCTACGTGCTAGGTGGTAGAGCGATGAGAAGAGTACATAGCGAAGCAGAATTAAAAGAATATATGAGTGAAGCGGTTAATGTTAGCAACCACTCACCAGTGCTTTTAGATAAATTTTTACAAGATGCGACTGAGCTTGATGTAGATGCGATATGTGACGGTAAGGATGTTTATATTGGTGCGATAATGGAGCACATAGAAGAGGCAGGCATTCACTCAGGCGATAGTGCTTGTATCTTGCCACCGATGAGTTTAAGTGATGAGATGATAGCAAAGGTGCGAACACAAACTCGTGATATAGCCTTAAATTTAGGCGTCGTAGGGCTTATGAATATTCAGTTTGCGATATATGAAAATGAGCTTTATATGATAGAGGTCAATCCTCGTGCAAGTCGCACTGTGCCTTTTGTCAGCAAAGCTACGGGCATACCTATGGCAAAGGTCGCAACTCGTGTTATGTGGCAGGGTAATCTACGTGAGGCTTTGAAATTTTATGACGCATACGGCGTTGTGAGCGAAGAGAGCGGTATACTGCTACCACGTATTAAAGGACATACTTGCGTAAAAGAGGCGGTTTTTCCTTTTAATAAGCTAAGTGGTGCTGACCTTATCCTTGGGCCTGAGATGAAAAGCACAGGCGAAGTTATGGGTATTAGCTCTGATTTTGCTAGTTCATTTGCTAAGAGCCAGATCGCAGCAAATAACTGTCTGCCAAGTGGGGGTAACGTATTTTTAACGCTAACTGACGCGGACAAGCACTATGCTCCACGCCTTGCAAATGAACTTATAAATTTAGGCTTTAACATCATCGCAACCGGTGGAACGCATAAAATTTTAAAAGAAAATGGTATAAATGCAGAGTTTGTATATAAGATAAGCGAAGGCCGTCCAAACATAGAAGATAGGCTTAAAAATGGCGATATAACGCTAGTTATTAATACAAGCGATAGTAAGTCAAACGCTGATGATGGTAAGAAAATTCGTCAAAGTGTGCTAAGATTTAAGATACCATATTTCACTACTATGCGTGCAGCACTAGCAGCAGCTAAGTCGCTTAGATCAGTCCAAGATGGAGAAGCCTTAGAAGTTAGAAGTCTGCAAAGCTTTTTGAAATAG